Part of the Candidatus Desulfarcum epimagneticum genome is shown below.
ATGGTTTTGCCCATTTTCAGTTTGGTCTCTTCGTAAATTGAATCAATCATCGCATGTCACCTTGTTTGGATTTTTGGGCTTTGGGTTAAAAAACAGCGCCGGCGGCCTCGAATCCCGGAACGGCGTGACGCCGGCCGGCGGATCAGTGGATCAGGGTCCCGATGTCCTCGCCCAGAACCACCCGTTTGATGTTTCCCCTCCGGGTCAGGTTGAAAACCAGGATGGGAAGCTGGTTGGTCATGGCCAGGGAGATGGCCGTCATGTCCATGATATGGAGCCGCTTTTCAAGGACCTCCATGTAACGGGTCTCTTTGATAAAGCCGGCTTCCTCGTGGGTCACGGGATCGGAGTCGTACACCCCGTCCACTTTTGTGGCCTTTAAAAGAATCTCGGCATGCGACTCCATGGCCCGGAGCGCGGCGGCCGTGTCGGTGGTGAAGTAGGGGTTCCCCGTTCCGGCGGCGAATATCACCACCCGCCCTTTTTCAAGATGGCGAAGCGCCCTTCTGACGATGAAGGGCTCGGCCACCTCATGGATGGATATGGCGGACAGGACCCGTGTGGTCACACTCTTTTTATCCAGGGCGTCCTGGAGCGCCAGACTGTTGATCACGGTGGCCAGCATGCCCATCTGGTCGGCGGAAGAACGGTCCATGTCGTGGGAGGCGGCTGAAATTCCGCGAAATATGTTCCCCCCGCCCACCACGATGGCCACCTCCACCCCCATAGCGACCACCGAGGCGATCTCATCGGCCACGTCTTTAATGACCGACAGGCTGATGCCGAACTCCTGGTCCCCCATGAGGGCTTCGCCGCTCAATTTCAAAAGAATGCGTTTGTACCTGGGTTTGGCCAATGGCTCAGTCCCCCACGCTGAATCGTGCGAAACGTTTGATGGCGATCTTTTCCCCCATCTTTCCGATGAGTTCATTGAGCAGATCCTCCACAGCCAAAGACGGGTCCCGGACATAGGCCTGGGTCAAAAGGCAGTTGTCCTTGAAAAATTTATTGAGCTTTCCATCCACGATCTTGTCCAGCATTTTTTCAGGTTTGCCCATTTCAAGCGCCTGGGCCCGGTATATCGCCTTTTCCCGGTCCCGGGTCTCCTCCGGCACATCCTCCGCCGAGATTCCCATGGGATCGGTGGCCGCGATGTGCATGGCGATGTTTTTGGCAAAGGCCATGAAATCATCGTTTTTCGCCACAAAATCGGTCTCGCAGCCCACCTCCACCATGACCCCGATCTTGCCGCCGGTGTGGATGTATGAGCAGATGGTTCCCTCGGCCATTTCCCGGCCCGCTCTCTTGGCGGCCGTGGCCAGACCTTTTTTGCGCAAAAAGTCCACCGATTTATCCATATCACCGTCGCACTGGGAAAGGGCCTCCTTGCAGTCCATGATTCCCGCGCCGGTTTTCTTTCGCAGTTGTTTCACCATCTCCGCGCTGACATTCGACATCTTTTCTTATTCTCCCGCTGTGTGTTTTTCTTTATAAAAGCAAATAGTTCCATCCACTTTTATTTTTTTTTAAAAAATTGATACACTCGTAAAAAATTACGGGACAGCGTCGTAAAAATTCGATATACAAGGCGTAGTGGTTATTTTTAATTGAGGCAATACATGTTTAAGTATGCCTCAATTAAAAATAAACGCTGCAACACAGTAGATCGGATTTTTTACGATGCTGTCAACTTTACGCCTCCGGCTGCTCCGCTTTCTTCTCTTCCTCCGGGGGTTTTGCCTCCGCCTCCGGCTCGGCGGGGGCGGCATCCGGCGCCGCGGCGCTCTCATCGGCCTTGGCCTCAGCCTCTGCGGCCGGCTCCGGCTCTGCGGCGGCCCGCTTGATGATCTCGATCACCGGTCCGTCGGTTCCGTCTGAAATGATTTTGCGCTCACCGGGCTTTAAATCCACGCTCATGGGCTTTTTCTTCTTTTCATCCTCCACGTTTTTCTTGTCCGAGGCCGCCTGTTTTCGCTCCTCATAGATCTCTTTGCCTTCGACGCAGGCGTCGGCGATCCGGGATGAGATCAGGCGGATGGCGCGGATGGCGTCGTCGTTTCCGGGTATCACATAGTCAATCTCATCCGGGTCGCAGTTGGTGTCCACAATGGCCACGATGGGGATGTTGAGCCGAATTCCCTCCCGGACCGCGATGGATTCATTCCGGGGATCCACGACAAATATGGCGCCGGGCAGATCGTCCATATAGCGGATTCCCCCCAGGTTGCCGTCGAGTTTGTTCTTCTCTTTGTCCAGCTTTAAACGCTCTTTTTTGGTGTAGAGATTGATGGAGCCGTCGTTTTCAATATCATTCAGGTGGTTGAGCCGGTTGATGCTTTTTCGGATGGTCTGGAAGTTGGTCAGCATTCCCCCCAGCCAGCGGTTGTGGACATAAAACATTTCAGACCGGTTGGCCTCTTCATAAATCGATTCCCGGGACTGTTTCTTGGTTCCCACAAAAAGAATGGATTTTCCCGACGCCACGGTGTCGGTGATGAAATCGGCGGCGGCCTTGAAAAGCCGGACGGTTTTTTGAAGGTCAATGATATAGATGCCGTTTCGGGCGCCGAAGATATAGGGTTTCATCTTGGGGTTCCATCTCTTGGTCTGATGACCGAAATGAACGCCGGCTTCCAGCAGTTCCTTCATGGTGATTCGAG
Proteins encoded:
- the pyrH gene encoding uridylate kinase (Evidence 2a : Function from experimental evidences in other organisms; PubMedId : 1447125, 169229, 7711027, 9457846, 9677289; Product type e : enzyme) → MAKPRYKRILLKLSGEALMGDQEFGISLSVIKDVADEIASVVAMGVEVAIVVGGGNIFRGISAASHDMDRSSADQMGMLATVINSLALQDALDKKSVTTRVLSAISIHEVAEPFIVRRALRHLEKGRVVIFAAGTGNPYFTTDTAAALRAMESHAEILLKATKVDGVYDSDPVTHEEAGFIKETRYMEVLEKRLHIMDMTAISLAMTNQLPILVFNLTRRGNIKRVVLGEDIGTLIH
- the tsf gene encoding Elongation factor Ts, whose amino-acid sequence is MSNVSAEMVKQLRKKTGAGIMDCKEALSQCDGDMDKSVDFLRKKGLATAAKRAGREMAEGTICSYIHTGGKIGVMVEVGCETDFVAKNDDFMAFAKNIAMHIAATDPMGISAEDVPEETRDREKAIYRAQALEMGKPEKMLDKIVDGKLNKFFKDNCLLTQAYVRDPSLAVEDLLNELIGKMGEKIAIKRFARFSVGD
- the rpsB gene encoding 30S ribosomal protein S2 is translated as MARITMKELLEAGVHFGHQTKRWNPKMKPYIFGARNGIYIIDLQKTVRLFKAAADFITDTVASGKSILFVGTKKQSRESIYEEANRSEMFYVHNRWLGGMLTNFQTIRKSINRLNHLNDIENDGSINLYTKKERLKLDKEKNKLDGNLGGIRYMDDLPGAIFVVDPRNESIAVREGIRLNIPIVAIVDTNCDPDEIDYVIPGNDDAIRAIRLISSRIADACVEGKEIYEERKQAASDKKNVEDEKKKKPMSVDLKPGERKIISDGTDGPVIEIIKRAAAEPEPAAEAEAKADESAAAPDAAPAEPEAEAKPPEEEKKAEQPEA